In Oreochromis niloticus isolate F11D_XX linkage group LG5, O_niloticus_UMD_NMBU, whole genome shotgun sequence, a single window of DNA contains:
- the ttll3 gene encoding tubulin monoglycylase TTLL3 isoform X1: protein MPVLQSTVAPVNGTIRSSVPSLPVINPDRLKTAKALVDKAVKLRKVFSVQGPYPVIRAALWARGWVERRLPHPVQRSPTYPCDEEEDGNDGLTCSYFTERADESEKGENLDDMYDLMSRLVRNEITHFYWTTRRDNIDCRSLRHDQMTNHYANAGTFTTKVGLCVNLRNLQWFDTADPDTFFPRCYRLGAEDEKHAFIEDFRRTACTSLLRYVVETSIWRRDEPEGEKQKSKNSVTEELDNEEHRSVGPEIINTALHVCQEFLSVLKHSDIDVTAEIPPSVEEAQWAEFLKHYYMVVHKGKVIRGSSVFVERCQDMLTRLQAVCPQLDTDGLNNIWIIKPGAKSRGRGIMCMNRLDEILALVDTDRALTKESKWVVQKYLERPLLVHGTKFDLRQWFLVTDWNPLTVWFYKECYLRFSTQPYSTKTLDCSVHLCNNSIQKHFQPSRNRHPGVPGDNMWSCSQFRSFLQREGRETEWESVVIPGMQQAVVHALQTAQDLVEPRKASFELYGADFMLGRDLRPWLLEINASPTMACSSTVTARLCPAVQVDTLRVVLDWRTDPSAYTGGFKLIYKQAAVEVPQYLGVNLLVEGAPIKRSRHYRQSFISNSPLTHQVHPEQSSQAVAEPRHKQFSQKPHAVADFPLLGKENQVKKSQMTSTCPKREHDRKAERQNTCPVRRSCRSVACEQPVSVHTEPQKKAQRLGLRRRVSGATLVPRSLSFSLDPACCTSEGKHQSIRHHASHMSKSLLSQRSSEPQHKISSRVFPSLQGPLPTLEVFQLQPNIVTGTNVCHNSAFLSHPTTHKHQLCINSQRQVKARYKGELTGEHKYKRC from the exons ATGCCAG TGTTACAATCCACAGTTGCTCCAGTGAATGGAACGATACGATCCAGTGTACCTAGCCTGCCAGTGATCAATCCAGACAGGCTGAAAACAGCTAAAGCGCTGGTGGACAAAGCTGTGAAG TTAAGGAAAGTGTTTTCAGTGCAGGGACCCTATCCAGTGATCCGTGCTGCATTATGGGCCAGAGGGTGGGTTGAACGTCGTTTGCCACATCCCGTCCAAAGATCACCTACTTACCCCTgcgatgaggaggaggatggtaATGATGGGCTGACCTGCAGTTATTTTACTG AGAGAGCGGATGAAAGTGAGAAAGGGGAGAACCTTGATGACATGTATGACCTCATG TCTCGCCTTGTTCGAAATGAAATAACGCATTTCTACTGGACGACACGACGGGATAACATAGACTGTCGCTCCTTGCGGCACGACCAGATGACCAATCACTATGCGAATGCTGGAACATTTACCACAAAG gtgggACTTTGTGTGAATCTGCGTAACCTTCAGTGGTTTGACACAGCAGATCCTGACACTTTCTTCCCAAGATGCTACAGACTTGGAGCAGAGGATGAAAAGCATGCATTCATAG AGGATTTCAGGAGAACAGCATGTACCAGCCTGCTGCGGTATGTGGTTGAGACAAGTATTTGGAGAAGAGATGAACCAGAGGGGGAGAAACAAAAATCCAAGAACAGTGTCACTGAAG AGTTGGATAATGAGGAACATCGATCTGTTGGTCCAGAAATTATTAACACAGCCTTACACGTGTGTCAAGAGTTTCTCAGTGTTCTAAAGCACAGCGACATTGATGTAACAGCAGAAATCCCGCCCTCGGTGGAGGAAGCGCAATGGGCAGAGTTTCTTAAACACTACTACATGGTTGTGCA TAAAGGCAAAGTGATCAGGGGCAGCAGTGTATTTGTGGAGCGTTGCCAGGATATGTTAACCAGACTTCAGGCTGTTTGCCCACAGCTGGACACAGATGGATTAAACAACATCTGGATCATCAAACCAGGTGCCAAATCAAGAGGAAGAG GCATTATGTGTATGAATCGCCTGGATGAGATTTTGGCACTTGTGGACACTGACAGAGCACTGACAAAAGAGAGTAAATGGGTGGTTCAAAAATACTTGGAACGCCCCCTGCTGGTCCACGGCACAAAGTTTGACCTCCGTCAGTGGTTCCTTGTAACTGACTGGAACCCTCTGACTGTCTGGTTCTACAAAGAGTGCTACCTGCGGTTTTCCACTCAGCCTTACTCAACAAAAACTCTGGACTG CTCAGTCCACCTGTGCAACAACTCCATCCAGAAGCACTTCCAGCCGTCTCGTAACCGCCATCCAGGAGTGCCGGGGGATAATATGTGGTCCTGCTCACAGTTTCGCTCTTTTCTGCAGCGAGAGGGCCGTGAGACAGAGTGGGAGTCGGTGGTGATACCAGGCATGCAGCAAGCAGTGGTCCACGCTCTACAGACAGCCCAGGATTTGGTGGAGCCCCGCAAGGCAAGCTTTGAGCTTTATGGAGCTGATTTTATGTTGGGCAGAGATCTGAGGCCTTGGCTTCTAGAGATCAATGCCAGCCCTACTATGGCCTGCTCCAGCACTGTGACTGCGCGGCTCTGTCCTGCTGTGCAAGTCGACACGCTGAGGGTTGTGCTAGATTGGAGGACTGATCCCAGTGCTTACACAGGAGGCTTCAAGCTTATTTACAAACAG GCTGCAGTTGAAGTTCCTCAGTATTTGGGAGTGAACCTGCTAGTGGAAGGAGCGCCCATAAAGAGATCCAGACATTACAGACAGTCTTTTATCTCTAACTCACCTCTCACTCATCAGGTCCATCCAGAGCAGTCATCTCAAGCTGTGGCTGAGCCAAGACACAAACAGTTCAGTCAGAAGCCACATGCAGTTGCTGATTTTCCCCTTTTAGGCAAGGAGAACCAAGTGAAAAAGAGCCAGATGACATCTACATGTCCAAAGAGGGAGCACGATAGAAAAGCAGAACGTCAAAACACCTGCCCTGTTCGCAGATCCTGCCGCAGTGTGGCATGTGAACAGCCTGTGAGTGTACACACTGAACCTCAGAAGAAAGCACAGCGTTTAGGATTACGTCGCCGTGTCAGTGGGGCAACCCTGGTGCCAAGGAGTCTATCCTTTTCCTTAGACCCGGCGTGTTGTACATCAGAGGGTAAACATCAGTCCATTCGTCATCATGCATCACACATGTCCAAATCCCTCCTTTCCCAGCGAAGTTCTGAGCCACAACATAAGATTTCCTCCAGGGTCTTTCCGTCCCTCCAGGGTCCCCTTCCAACCCTGGAGGTCTTTCAGTTGCAACCAAATATCGTGACTGGAACTAACGTTTGTcataattctgcttttttatCTCACCCGACTACCCACAAGCATCAGTTATGCATAAACTCTCAAAGGCAAGTCAAAGCTAGATACAAAGGGGAGCTCACAGGAGAACATAAATACAAGAGATGTTGA
- the ttll3 gene encoding tubulin monoglycylase TTLL3 isoform X2, translating into MPVAPVNGTIRSSVPSLPVINPDRLKTAKALVDKAVKLRKVFSVQGPYPVIRAALWARGWVERRLPHPVQRSPTYPCDEEEDGNDGLTCSYFTERADESEKGENLDDMYDLMSRLVRNEITHFYWTTRRDNIDCRSLRHDQMTNHYANAGTFTTKVGLCVNLRNLQWFDTADPDTFFPRCYRLGAEDEKHAFIEDFRRTACTSLLRYVVETSIWRRDEPEGEKQKSKNSVTEELDNEEHRSVGPEIINTALHVCQEFLSVLKHSDIDVTAEIPPSVEEAQWAEFLKHYYMVVHKGKVIRGSSVFVERCQDMLTRLQAVCPQLDTDGLNNIWIIKPGAKSRGRGIMCMNRLDEILALVDTDRALTKESKWVVQKYLERPLLVHGTKFDLRQWFLVTDWNPLTVWFYKECYLRFSTQPYSTKTLDCSVHLCNNSIQKHFQPSRNRHPGVPGDNMWSCSQFRSFLQREGRETEWESVVIPGMQQAVVHALQTAQDLVEPRKASFELYGADFMLGRDLRPWLLEINASPTMACSSTVTARLCPAVQVDTLRVVLDWRTDPSAYTGGFKLIYKQAAVEVPQYLGVNLLVEGAPIKRSRHYRQSFISNSPLTHQVHPEQSSQAVAEPRHKQFSQKPHAVADFPLLGKENQVKKSQMTSTCPKREHDRKAERQNTCPVRRSCRSVACEQPVSVHTEPQKKAQRLGLRRRVSGATLVPRSLSFSLDPACCTSEGKHQSIRHHASHMSKSLLSQRSSEPQHKISSRVFPSLQGPLPTLEVFQLQPNIVTGTNVCHNSAFLSHPTTHKHQLCINSQRQVKARYKGELTGEHKYKRC; encoded by the exons ATGCCAG TTGCTCCAGTGAATGGAACGATACGATCCAGTGTACCTAGCCTGCCAGTGATCAATCCAGACAGGCTGAAAACAGCTAAAGCGCTGGTGGACAAAGCTGTGAAG TTAAGGAAAGTGTTTTCAGTGCAGGGACCCTATCCAGTGATCCGTGCTGCATTATGGGCCAGAGGGTGGGTTGAACGTCGTTTGCCACATCCCGTCCAAAGATCACCTACTTACCCCTgcgatgaggaggaggatggtaATGATGGGCTGACCTGCAGTTATTTTACTG AGAGAGCGGATGAAAGTGAGAAAGGGGAGAACCTTGATGACATGTATGACCTCATG TCTCGCCTTGTTCGAAATGAAATAACGCATTTCTACTGGACGACACGACGGGATAACATAGACTGTCGCTCCTTGCGGCACGACCAGATGACCAATCACTATGCGAATGCTGGAACATTTACCACAAAG gtgggACTTTGTGTGAATCTGCGTAACCTTCAGTGGTTTGACACAGCAGATCCTGACACTTTCTTCCCAAGATGCTACAGACTTGGAGCAGAGGATGAAAAGCATGCATTCATAG AGGATTTCAGGAGAACAGCATGTACCAGCCTGCTGCGGTATGTGGTTGAGACAAGTATTTGGAGAAGAGATGAACCAGAGGGGGAGAAACAAAAATCCAAGAACAGTGTCACTGAAG AGTTGGATAATGAGGAACATCGATCTGTTGGTCCAGAAATTATTAACACAGCCTTACACGTGTGTCAAGAGTTTCTCAGTGTTCTAAAGCACAGCGACATTGATGTAACAGCAGAAATCCCGCCCTCGGTGGAGGAAGCGCAATGGGCAGAGTTTCTTAAACACTACTACATGGTTGTGCA TAAAGGCAAAGTGATCAGGGGCAGCAGTGTATTTGTGGAGCGTTGCCAGGATATGTTAACCAGACTTCAGGCTGTTTGCCCACAGCTGGACACAGATGGATTAAACAACATCTGGATCATCAAACCAGGTGCCAAATCAAGAGGAAGAG GCATTATGTGTATGAATCGCCTGGATGAGATTTTGGCACTTGTGGACACTGACAGAGCACTGACAAAAGAGAGTAAATGGGTGGTTCAAAAATACTTGGAACGCCCCCTGCTGGTCCACGGCACAAAGTTTGACCTCCGTCAGTGGTTCCTTGTAACTGACTGGAACCCTCTGACTGTCTGGTTCTACAAAGAGTGCTACCTGCGGTTTTCCACTCAGCCTTACTCAACAAAAACTCTGGACTG CTCAGTCCACCTGTGCAACAACTCCATCCAGAAGCACTTCCAGCCGTCTCGTAACCGCCATCCAGGAGTGCCGGGGGATAATATGTGGTCCTGCTCACAGTTTCGCTCTTTTCTGCAGCGAGAGGGCCGTGAGACAGAGTGGGAGTCGGTGGTGATACCAGGCATGCAGCAAGCAGTGGTCCACGCTCTACAGACAGCCCAGGATTTGGTGGAGCCCCGCAAGGCAAGCTTTGAGCTTTATGGAGCTGATTTTATGTTGGGCAGAGATCTGAGGCCTTGGCTTCTAGAGATCAATGCCAGCCCTACTATGGCCTGCTCCAGCACTGTGACTGCGCGGCTCTGTCCTGCTGTGCAAGTCGACACGCTGAGGGTTGTGCTAGATTGGAGGACTGATCCCAGTGCTTACACAGGAGGCTTCAAGCTTATTTACAAACAG GCTGCAGTTGAAGTTCCTCAGTATTTGGGAGTGAACCTGCTAGTGGAAGGAGCGCCCATAAAGAGATCCAGACATTACAGACAGTCTTTTATCTCTAACTCACCTCTCACTCATCAGGTCCATCCAGAGCAGTCATCTCAAGCTGTGGCTGAGCCAAGACACAAACAGTTCAGTCAGAAGCCACATGCAGTTGCTGATTTTCCCCTTTTAGGCAAGGAGAACCAAGTGAAAAAGAGCCAGATGACATCTACATGTCCAAAGAGGGAGCACGATAGAAAAGCAGAACGTCAAAACACCTGCCCTGTTCGCAGATCCTGCCGCAGTGTGGCATGTGAACAGCCTGTGAGTGTACACACTGAACCTCAGAAGAAAGCACAGCGTTTAGGATTACGTCGCCGTGTCAGTGGGGCAACCCTGGTGCCAAGGAGTCTATCCTTTTCCTTAGACCCGGCGTGTTGTACATCAGAGGGTAAACATCAGTCCATTCGTCATCATGCATCACACATGTCCAAATCCCTCCTTTCCCAGCGAAGTTCTGAGCCACAACATAAGATTTCCTCCAGGGTCTTTCCGTCCCTCCAGGGTCCCCTTCCAACCCTGGAGGTCTTTCAGTTGCAACCAAATATCGTGACTGGAACTAACGTTTGTcataattctgcttttttatCTCACCCGACTACCCACAAGCATCAGTTATGCATAAACTCTCAAAGGCAAGTCAAAGCTAGATACAAAGGGGAGCTCACAGGAGAACATAAATACAAGAGATGTTGA
- the ttll3 gene encoding tubulin monoglycylase TTLL3 isoform X3: MYDLMSRLVRNEITHFYWTTRRDNIDCRSLRHDQMTNHYANAGTFTTKVGLCVNLRNLQWFDTADPDTFFPRCYRLGAEDEKHAFIEDFRRTACTSLLRYVVETSIWRRDEPEGEKQKSKNSVTEELDNEEHRSVGPEIINTALHVCQEFLSVLKHSDIDVTAEIPPSVEEAQWAEFLKHYYMVVHKGKVIRGSSVFVERCQDMLTRLQAVCPQLDTDGLNNIWIIKPGAKSRGRGIMCMNRLDEILALVDTDRALTKESKWVVQKYLERPLLVHGTKFDLRQWFLVTDWNPLTVWFYKECYLRFSTQPYSTKTLDCSVHLCNNSIQKHFQPSRNRHPGVPGDNMWSCSQFRSFLQREGRETEWESVVIPGMQQAVVHALQTAQDLVEPRKASFELYGADFMLGRDLRPWLLEINASPTMACSSTVTARLCPAVQVDTLRVVLDWRTDPSAYTGGFKLIYKQAAVEVPQYLGVNLLVEGAPIKRSRHYRQSFISNSPLTHQVHPEQSSQAVAEPRHKQFSQKPHAVADFPLLGKENQVKKSQMTSTCPKREHDRKAERQNTCPVRRSCRSVACEQPVSVHTEPQKKAQRLGLRRRVSGATLVPRSLSFSLDPACCTSEGKHQSIRHHASHMSKSLLSQRSSEPQHKISSRVFPSLQGPLPTLEVFQLQPNIVTGTNVCHNSAFLSHPTTHKHQLCINSQRQVKARYKGELTGEHKYKRC; this comes from the exons ATGTATGACCTCATG TCTCGCCTTGTTCGAAATGAAATAACGCATTTCTACTGGACGACACGACGGGATAACATAGACTGTCGCTCCTTGCGGCACGACCAGATGACCAATCACTATGCGAATGCTGGAACATTTACCACAAAG gtgggACTTTGTGTGAATCTGCGTAACCTTCAGTGGTTTGACACAGCAGATCCTGACACTTTCTTCCCAAGATGCTACAGACTTGGAGCAGAGGATGAAAAGCATGCATTCATAG AGGATTTCAGGAGAACAGCATGTACCAGCCTGCTGCGGTATGTGGTTGAGACAAGTATTTGGAGAAGAGATGAACCAGAGGGGGAGAAACAAAAATCCAAGAACAGTGTCACTGAAG AGTTGGATAATGAGGAACATCGATCTGTTGGTCCAGAAATTATTAACACAGCCTTACACGTGTGTCAAGAGTTTCTCAGTGTTCTAAAGCACAGCGACATTGATGTAACAGCAGAAATCCCGCCCTCGGTGGAGGAAGCGCAATGGGCAGAGTTTCTTAAACACTACTACATGGTTGTGCA TAAAGGCAAAGTGATCAGGGGCAGCAGTGTATTTGTGGAGCGTTGCCAGGATATGTTAACCAGACTTCAGGCTGTTTGCCCACAGCTGGACACAGATGGATTAAACAACATCTGGATCATCAAACCAGGTGCCAAATCAAGAGGAAGAG GCATTATGTGTATGAATCGCCTGGATGAGATTTTGGCACTTGTGGACACTGACAGAGCACTGACAAAAGAGAGTAAATGGGTGGTTCAAAAATACTTGGAACGCCCCCTGCTGGTCCACGGCACAAAGTTTGACCTCCGTCAGTGGTTCCTTGTAACTGACTGGAACCCTCTGACTGTCTGGTTCTACAAAGAGTGCTACCTGCGGTTTTCCACTCAGCCTTACTCAACAAAAACTCTGGACTG CTCAGTCCACCTGTGCAACAACTCCATCCAGAAGCACTTCCAGCCGTCTCGTAACCGCCATCCAGGAGTGCCGGGGGATAATATGTGGTCCTGCTCACAGTTTCGCTCTTTTCTGCAGCGAGAGGGCCGTGAGACAGAGTGGGAGTCGGTGGTGATACCAGGCATGCAGCAAGCAGTGGTCCACGCTCTACAGACAGCCCAGGATTTGGTGGAGCCCCGCAAGGCAAGCTTTGAGCTTTATGGAGCTGATTTTATGTTGGGCAGAGATCTGAGGCCTTGGCTTCTAGAGATCAATGCCAGCCCTACTATGGCCTGCTCCAGCACTGTGACTGCGCGGCTCTGTCCTGCTGTGCAAGTCGACACGCTGAGGGTTGTGCTAGATTGGAGGACTGATCCCAGTGCTTACACAGGAGGCTTCAAGCTTATTTACAAACAG GCTGCAGTTGAAGTTCCTCAGTATTTGGGAGTGAACCTGCTAGTGGAAGGAGCGCCCATAAAGAGATCCAGACATTACAGACAGTCTTTTATCTCTAACTCACCTCTCACTCATCAGGTCCATCCAGAGCAGTCATCTCAAGCTGTGGCTGAGCCAAGACACAAACAGTTCAGTCAGAAGCCACATGCAGTTGCTGATTTTCCCCTTTTAGGCAAGGAGAACCAAGTGAAAAAGAGCCAGATGACATCTACATGTCCAAAGAGGGAGCACGATAGAAAAGCAGAACGTCAAAACACCTGCCCTGTTCGCAGATCCTGCCGCAGTGTGGCATGTGAACAGCCTGTGAGTGTACACACTGAACCTCAGAAGAAAGCACAGCGTTTAGGATTACGTCGCCGTGTCAGTGGGGCAACCCTGGTGCCAAGGAGTCTATCCTTTTCCTTAGACCCGGCGTGTTGTACATCAGAGGGTAAACATCAGTCCATTCGTCATCATGCATCACACATGTCCAAATCCCTCCTTTCCCAGCGAAGTTCTGAGCCACAACATAAGATTTCCTCCAGGGTCTTTCCGTCCCTCCAGGGTCCCCTTCCAACCCTGGAGGTCTTTCAGTTGCAACCAAATATCGTGACTGGAACTAACGTTTGTcataattctgcttttttatCTCACCCGACTACCCACAAGCATCAGTTATGCATAAACTCTCAAAGGCAAGTCAAAGCTAGATACAAAGGGGAGCTCACAGGAGAACATAAATACAAGAGATGTTGA